The Candidatus Effluviviaceae Genus I sp. genome segment CCGGCTACATCGTCTACGGCCGCCTGCTGAGCCGCCTGTTCCGGATCGACCCGCGCGCCCCCACGCCGGCCGTCACGCAGCGCGACGACGTGGACTTCGTTCCCATCAGTCCGCGGTTCCTCTTCGGTCAGCAGCTCTCGGCCATCGCGGCGGCGGGCCCCATCGTCGGGCTCCTCCTCGGCGGCCACGCGGTCTCGTATCCGGCGTTCACCGGGCCCGCGGGGAAGGCGCTCGCCGGCAAGCCGAACTTCATCTACGCGCAGGGCCTCACGGCGTTCCTCGAGCGCATCCGCGTGCCGGTCGCGTTCGGCGTCTCGTTCGCGCTGCTCGCGTTCACGACCTTCGTGTACGACACGCTGGACGTGTGCACGCGCCTGGGACGGTACATCGTCGTCGAGCTCACCGGCTGGCGCGGGCGGCCGGGGAGGTGTTCGCGACGGCGCTCACCATCGGCGTGCCGCTCGTGCTCGTGATGCAGACGACGCGCGACGCCGCCGGCAACGTGATCCCGGCGTGGCGCGCGTTCTGGGCGCTCTTCGGGGCGAGCAACCAGCTCCTCGTCGCGCTCGCCGCGCTCATGCTGGTGGAGGCGGTCAGGCTGCTGGCGGGGGCGCGGCGGCCCGCGGCCGTCGCTTCCGCCTGAGACGCAGGACGAACGTCGAGCCGTTCCCCGGATCGGTCCGATCCAGCTCGAGCCGCCCGCCGAGCGCTTTGAGAAGCTGCACGGAACGATAGAGCCCCGTGCCGCCTTCCCCTTCCTTCGTCGTGCCGCCGAGCGTGAACAGGCGCTCGCGGTCGGCCTCCGCGATGCCGCACCCCGTGTCCGCGAACCGCAGCTCGACGAACCCGCCCGACAGCTCGCCGCGGACCTCGAGCCGCCTGGTCGCGGACGACCGCATCGCGCGGGCCGCGTTCGACACGAGGTTGCCGACGACGTACAGGAGGTCCGCCGGGGCGATCCACGCGTAGCCGTCGTCCACGGCCCGGAGGTCGGTTTCGAGCGCGACGCCGGCCGCCTTCAGGTCCGGCGCGAACTGGTCGAGCGCGTCGCGCACGCCGGCGACCGCGTCGGCGCCATACGGCTCCCCCGCGGTCTCGCGCAGCTCCCGCAGGGCCGACTCGAGCGCCTCCGTACGCCCTGCGATCTCCCGTGTGAGCGCGCCCTCCACGCGCCCGGCAGCGAGCGCGGCATCGAGGCGCGCGAGTTCGCGGTCGAGGTCGGCAAGCGCGGCGCGCAGCGTCCCTGCGGGGCCCCGCAGCGCGGGCAGCCGCCCAGCGACCTCGAGGATGCGGGCGATGCCGGGCCACCCCGACTCGGCGTGGCTCGCAAGCGCCTTCCTCGCCAGTTCCGCAGTCTGCTCAGCCGGCGCGCCGACGCCCTCGGCCATCGTGAGCGTGTCGGCGAGCCTCCTGAGCGGCCTCGTCACGATGCTCTTGTCGTGGCCGCCCATCTCGAGGAGTTCGAGCAGTTCCAGCTCGCGCGCCCGCCTGCCCGCGCCCGGAAGCGGCAGCCGCGACAGCACCGGCCTCACGACGCGACGCGCCGTGAGGTCCCGCACGCGCCGGGACATCGCGCACCCCGCCGCCCACGCGAGCCCGAGGATCCCGAGGGCCCGCCCGCCGAGGAACGCCCAGTCGATCGGCGCAGACTCGAGGGCGAGCAGGTACGCGCGGTCGGAGAGGCCGACGAGGCGCGTCACGCCCGGACTCTCGCGGTAGAGCCCGAGGAACTGCGCGCAGGGATAGAGCGGCGGCCGGCCGGGCGTGTGCGTTGCGAGGAGGCGAAGCCGCGAGTCGTAGACGGAGAGCGCGCCCTCGGTCGTGCCGACGAGAAGGCACGAGCCGCGCACGCCCTCGACCTCGACGCACGCCTGCGCGTCCGCGGGCGCTCCGACCTCCGCCGACCCGCTCTCGACGAACCGCCCGTCCACGAAGCGGTACGCGTGCAGTCCGCCCGACCGCGTTGAGGCGAACGCGACGCCGCGCCCGTTCCGGTCCTTCCCCACGAACACCATGCCGACGCGCTGCGGGACGGCGACGCCCGCGAGGGAGTCCCCCGTCGCCCCGTCCCACACGGTGAGCGGGCTCACGATGCGCTCCGAGGCGTCGCCGGGGGTGGTCGCCGACACGACCTCGGGCCGGCCGTCGCCGGTGAGGTCGCCGACCGCCACGAACGCGTCGCTGAGGTCGGCGGGACCCTCGTGCAGCCACAGGAGGCGCAGACTGCCGCGGTCCGCGCCGCCCTCGAACGCGAGCGCGCCGACGTACGGGCGCTCGCCGCGCGTGCCGTTCACCTCGCCGGCGTTGCCTGGCCCGGCGCTTGCGAACACGACCTCCTCGCGCCCGTCGCCGTCCATGTCCGCGGAGAGAAGCGTCCGAAACTGCGTTCCGCCCTCGAACCGGCAGACCTCGCGCTCGAGTCGGGAGTCGAACATCAGGACGGCGCGAGGCACGCCGTCGTAGTCGGCGCCGGCGGCGATTGCGTAGACGTGCTCTCCCCCACCCAGGTCAACGCGCCGCGCCTGTCTCACGCGGCCGTCCCACGAGGGCTCGTGCCCGCGGTCGCTCCCATGCAGAACGGCGACGTCGCGCACGACCCGCCCCGCCCGCCCGTAGCAGAGCAGGCGGAGCGTGTCGCGCACGACGCAGGAGACGAGGAACTCGTCGGCCCCGTCCACGTCCACGTCCCCCGGCCCGACGAACGAGAACGGCTGCCACTCCTCACGCGCGACCGGCACGTTGATCTGCCCGGTCTGGACCCAGGTCTTCTCCACGAGGCGGACGGGACAGACGGTGCCGGTCAGCTCGTTCGCGCCCACAAGCTCGTCGCAGCCGTCCCCGTCCATGTCGGCAACCCACGGGACGGTCTCGTCGCCCCAGGTGTGCGAGTCGGCGACGGTGAGGACGAACGGGAGACGCTGCCCTGCGGGCGCGGCACCGGCGCGGGGCACGGCAGCGAGCACGAGCGCGAGGGCGATCACGGCGGCCGGGCCCGCCCGGCCGGCATGGGGCCCCGCGCCGCTCGCCGTCGCGTCCGGCGCCGCGAACCGCTCGCGCGCCTTCGCCCGGTGCTCCTCGAGGAGCTCGCGGGGAATCAGCCTCGCGGCGAGCGCGATGCCCAGGGGCAGGATGAGGAGGTCGTCGAGAAGCCCGATGACGGGGATGAAGTCGGGGATGATGTCGATCGGGCTCACGGCGTACGCGACGGTGACCGCGACGACGGCCTTCGCGTACCACGGCACGCGCGGGTCCCTCGCCGCAAGCCAGAGCGCGTAGGCTTCGGTCCGGAGCGCGAGGACGCGCCCGCGGAGGCGCGCGGCGAAACCGGGCGGACGGTCGCCGCCCGCGCCGCTCGCCGTCGCGCCCCGTCGGTCAGATGTGACTCTCGATGTACTCATCGAGCTGCCTGTGCCACTCCGTAGGGTCGGTGACGCCCGGCGCCGTCTCCTCGCCGAACACGAGGTCCACGAGATATCGCGGCCGCTTCCCGCCCAGCGCCATCGCCTTCGCGCACGTGACGCAGTAGACCACGATCTCGTCGGCGGGCATCGTCGCCGCCTTCCTCCGCATCGCGTCGGCGACGCGGTCCGCCGGCGCCTCGCCCCAGAGCGAGTCCCCGCAGCAGGTGCCCTCGGCCCGCGTCCGCTTCGGCTCGACGAGCGTGACGTTCATCCTGCGGACGACCTCGCGCACGGCGTCGTGCACGCGCGCCTGGTCGCGGGTCGGGCAGGCGTCGAGGACGCTCATCGGGCGGCCGCCGTAGTCGGGAAGCGCGACGGACGCGTGCCCGGCCACGATCTCCCACGCGGAGACGGTCGTGGCATGCTCGTAGTTCTGCCGGTACCGCCGGTCGCACCCCGGGCAGACGTTGACGACCTCGGCGCCCGGCGGCAGCGGCGGGACGTGGCGGCAGCAGGCGTGGAGGTACTCCACGGGCCCGACGCGTTCGGCGACGAGCCCGCGGAGCCGCTCCGCGAGATGCGGCTTGTACAGCATGAGGGCGCAACCGGGCGCGAAGAGACGGGTCATCGGGACTCCCGCGCCGAGCGTGCCCGGCGCGCGTCCGGCTACAGCTTCACGAACTCCACGCGCCGGTTGTTCGCCTTCCCCTCCGGCGTCGCGTTCGCGTCGATCGGCTTCGACTCGCCCCAGCCTTTGGTCTTGAGGCGCGCGCCGTCGATCTTGTACGAGTCCATGAGGTAGGTCCTCACGGCGTCGGCGCGGCTCTGCGAGAGCGTCATGTTGGACTCGTCGCTCCCGTCGCTGTCGGTGTGCCCCTCGATGGAGAGCTTGAGCGCGGGGTCGTCGGTGAGCAGCGCGGCGACGTCCGCGAGCGTCTTGTATGACTCCGCCTTGATCTTCGCCGACCCGGAGTCGAAGAGGATGCCGTGCGAGATGATCTTCCCGGTCTCCGCGAGCTGCTCCCTGAGCGTCTTCCCGCCCTCGGCGTAGCGGAAGGTGCCGAGGAGCATCGGGTTGCCTTCCTCGTCCCACGGGTCCAGCAGCACCGCGAGGTCCGTGGGCCTGAACCCCTCGACCGCCGGCACGTTCGCGACGCGCTCGGCGTCAATGTAGCACTTCATCGTGGTCTTCGTGGCCATCACGCGCATCGTGTGGACGCCGGGACCGAGCGGCTTCGGAAGGGACTTGCTCGCGAGCTCGTTGTGGTTGATCGCGAGCCGGGTGTTCTCACTGTCGGTGATGGAGAAGATGCCGACCTCCTCGCCGTCGGCGTCGAGCCACACGATGTGGAATCAGTGGCCGCTGGCCCCGCCCTTCGTGTAGAAGTCCATCTCGATCGTGTACGACGGAGGCAGCGGGCCGACCGCGATGCGCGGGCGGATCTGGCCCTTGTCGGTGCACATGATCCAGCTCCTGCCGCCCTGCCTCGCGATCTCGAAAACCCCTCTGTCGAGCCGCCATCTTGACGGGAACTCGCCGAGCTCCTCCGCCGACAGGTCGTCGTAGAAGATGACGCGGTCGCCGGGGACGAAGTCGTACTTCGTGTAGAGGGCCATGTCCTCGGCGGTCGCCGTGCCGCCTGTGGCCTTCGGCGCAGCGGCCTGCTCGTCATCCGCGGCCTCGGCCTCGTCGGACCCGTCGGCCGCCTCGTCGATGGCCTCCTCGACCTTCTCCTCGGCCTTCTCCTTCAGCTTGTCGCCGATGAACCCGAACTGCGCGTGCGCCGGCGTCCACGTCACCATGAGGGCGCAGGCGGCCACCGCAAGCAGCGAGACCCAGGACCTCAGCATGACAACCGCCTTCCTGGAAGAAACCCCTACCTCCTCCTCGACACCGTGATGAGCCCGATGCCCAGGATGGCCACGGCGATGGCCCACCGCGGGCCGCCCCACTTCTCGCCGGTGAGGAGCATCACGACGGCGAACGCCACGATGGCGATGCCGATGACGAAGAGGACGCGGTTCATTGCCGAGTCCTCGCGCCACGCGGCGCGGCACGTGGTGATCTACCGGAACAGGGCCTTGATGCCGCCCCAGGTCGCGGCCTCGACCGGAGTTCCGCACGCGCCGCAGCCGACCGGCTTCGCGCCGATGAGCTCGCCCCACGCGTTGTTCGCGGGCGCGCAGACCGAGTCCTCGCAGAGGCTCCAGTCGAACCCCGCGGCATCGCAGAACAGCGGGTCTCGATGGAGCGTGTCCGAGACGGACCCGCACAGATCGTCGTTGGGGCTGTTGTCGTAGAGCACGACCTTGGAGAAGACGGGCGCCGCGGTGCCCCCGCAGTAGACCAGCGGGTCGCCATCGGAGTCCGTCACGACGCTCCTGGTGAAGACAGGGGAAGCGTCGTTCGCCACCACGAGCGACCCGTCGACCGTGGCGATGTTCGACACGAAGGTGCAGTTCCCGAAGGTCACGTTCGCGCCGTCGTAGCAGTAGAGCACGCCGCCGATCTGCGCGTAGTTCCCCACGAACATGCAGTCCGTGAACTGCCCCGTGGACTCGGAGTACAGGAGCTGGAGAGCGCCGCCGCTGCCTGCCGCCTCGTTCTGGTAGAACAGGCAGTCGGACAGGCTGGCCGGGGAGCTGTGGCCGCAGATGGCCCCGCCGCCGGTGCCGCACGTGTTGCCGACGAAGCTGCACCACTCGATCAGGGGGCTCGAGGACGTCATGAGGAACATGGCCCCCCCGCCCTGGATCGTCGCCTCGTTGAATGCGAACATGCAGGACCTGAAGGTCGGAGACGAGGCCTGGCAGTGCACGGCGCCGCCGAAGTTCGCGGCGGTGTTGCCCGAGAAGCTGCAGCGGTAGAAGACGGCGCTCGAGTTGTCCAGGCACGCCACTGCCCCGCCGCGCGGGGACAGCGCTCCCGTGGCGAAGTTCATCCCGAACGTGCAGTCACGGAAGATGGGATTCGACGCTTCGAGGCACGCAACGGCCCCGCCGATGTCCATGGCGCTGTTCTGCTGGAAGACGCAGTCCTCGAACCTGGGGGACGAGGCGTTGACACAGACGACGGCGCCGCCGCTGTCGGCGAAGGCGTGCTCGATCGTGAACCCCCGCACGACCGAGGTCGTGTCCTCGCCGCTCGCGAAGACGAATCCGCGGGCGACGCTGCCGCAGTCGATGAAGGTGCTCATGTACCCGGACTCCGACACGAGCACGATGTTGGTGCCGCCGAAGTCCAGGTCGCGGTTCATGATGCCCGAGTACGTGCCGGCCGCGACACGGACCGTGTCGCCCTCGGACGCGGCGGCGACTCCCTCGCTGATCGACGGCTGGTCGCCGGGGACGCGGATGGTCGCGGCGTGGGCGCCGATGGCGGCAAAGACCGCGGCCAGAAGCGCGATCACGACCGACTGAGACGGCGTTCGCGATGACATGTGGTCACTCCTCCTGCTTGAGGGTCTGTGCCGGGGGTTCGTAGCGCTCATAGTACCCGATGAGCGCGCCGTCCGCATCACGAACCGCGCGCATGTAGATGCGGTGTTTGGGCGAGTCGGTGATGAGCCGCTCGTCCTCCCCCGCCTGCAGGGCGGCGAAG includes the following:
- a CDS encoding DUF1232 domain-containing protein; translated protein: MSTSRVTSDRRGATASGAGGDRPPGFAARLRGRVLALRTEAYALWLAARDPRVPWYAKAVVAVTVAYAVSPIDIIPDFIPVIGLLDDLLILPLGIALAARLIPRELLEEHRAKARERFAAPDATASGAGPHAGRAGPAAVIALALVLAAVPRAGAAPAGQRLPFVLTVADSHTWGDETVPWVADMDGDGCDELVGANELTGTVCPVRLVEKTWVQTGQINVPVAREEWQPFSFVGPGDVDVDGADEFLVSCVVRDTLRLLCYGRAGRVVRDVAVLHGSDRGHEPSWDGRVRQARRVDLGGGEHVYAIAAGADYDGVPRAVLMFDSRLEREVCRFEGGTQFRTLLSADMDGDGREEVVFASAGPGNAGEVNGTRGERPYVGALAFEGGADRGSLRLLWLHEGPADLSDAFVAVGDLTGDGRPEVVSATTPGDASERIVSPLTVWDGATGDSLAGVAVPQRVGMVFVGKDRNGRGVAFASTRSGGLHAYRFVDGRFVESGSAEVGAPADAQACVEVEGVRGSCLLVGTTEGALSVYDSRLRLLATHTPGRPPLYPCAQFLGLYRESPGVTRLVGLSDRAYLLALESAPIDWAFLGGRALGILGLAWAAGCAMSRRVRDLTARRVVRPVLSRLPLPGAGRRARELELLELLEMGGHDKSIVTRPLRRLADTLTMAEGVGAPAEQTAELARKALASHAESGWPGIARILEVAGRLPALRGPAGTLRAALADLDRELARLDAALAAGRVEGALTREIAGRTEALESALRELRETAGEPYGADAVAGVRDALDQFAPDLKAAGVALETDLRAVDDGYAWIAPADLLYVVGNLVSNAARAMRSSATRRLEVRGELSGGFVELRFADTGCGIAEADRERLFTLGGTTKEGEGGTGLYRSVQLLKALGGRLELDRTDPGNGSTFVLRLRRKRRPRAAAPPPAA
- a CDS encoding (Fe-S)-binding protein; translation: MTRLFAPGCALMLYKPHLAERLRGLVAERVGPVEYLHACCRHVPPLPPGAEVVNVCPGCDRRYRQNYEHATTVSAWEIVAGHASVALPDYGGRPMSVLDACPTRDQARVHDAVREVVRRMNVTLVEPKRTRAEGTCCGDSLWGEAPADRVADAMRRKAATMPADEIVVYCVTCAKAMALGGKRPRYLVDLVFGEETAPGVTDPTEWHRQLDEYIESHI
- a CDS encoding OmpA family protein — encoded protein: MWLDADGEEVGIFSITDSENTRLAINHNELASKSLPKPLGPGVHTMRVMATKTTMKCYIDAERVANVPAVEGFRPTDLAVLLDPWDEEGNPMLLGTFRYAEGGKTLREQLAETGKIISHGILFDSGSAKIKAESYKTLADVAALLTDDPALKLSIEGHTDSDGSDESNMTLSQSRADAVRTYLMDSYKIDGARLKTKGWGESKPIDANATPEGKANNRRVEFVKL
- a CDS encoding right-handed parallel beta-helix repeat-containing protein — its product is MSSRTPSQSVVIALLAAVFAAIGAHAATIRVPGDQPSISEGVAAASEGDTVRVAAGTYSGIMNRDLDFGGTNIVLVSESGYMSTFIDCGSVARGFVFASGEDTTSVVRGFTIEHAFADSGGAVVCVNASSPRFEDCVFQQNSAMDIGGAVACLEASNPIFRDCTFGMNFATGALSPRGGAVACLDNSSAVFYRCSFSGNTAANFGGAVHCQASSPTFRSCMFAFNEATIQGGGAMFLMTSSSPLIEWCSFVGNTCGTGGGAICGHSSPASLSDCLFYQNEAAGSGGALQLLYSESTGQFTDCMFVGNYAQIGGVLYCYDGANVTFGNCTFVSNIATVDGSLVVANDASPVFTRSVVTDSDGDPLVYCGGTAAPVFSKVVLYDNSPNDDLCGSVSDTLHRDPLFCDAAGFDWSLCEDSVCAPANNAWGELIGAKPVGCGACGTPVEAATWGGIKALFR